In one window of Erythrolamprus reginae isolate rEryReg1 chromosome 1, rEryReg1.hap1, whole genome shotgun sequence DNA:
- the AP4S1 gene encoding AP-4 complex subunit sigma-1 isoform X1, with protein MIKFFLMVNKQGQTRLSRYYEYMDLHKRTILEAEVIKQCLSRTKEQCSFLEYKDFKLVYRQYAALFIVVGINETENEMAVFELIHNFVEVLDKYFSRVSELDVSFLIPPIYSFYVLALPA; from the exons ATGATCAAATTTTTCCTGATGGTGAATAAACAAGGCCAAACAAGGCTTTCTCGTTATTATGAATACATGGACCTTCATAAGCGAACAATTCTAGAAGCTGAAGTAATCAAGCAGTGCCTTTCTCGTACAAAGGAACAA TGCTCCTTTCTTGAGTACAAAGATTTTAAATTGGTCTACAGACAGTATGCTGCCCTTTTCATAGTAGTCGGAATCAATGAAACAGAG AATGAGATGGCTGTCTTTGAACTGATTCATAATTTTGTTGAGGTTTTGGACAAGTATTTCAGCAGAGTG AGTGAATTAGATGTATCCTTTTTAATTCCACCAATCTATTCTTTTTATGTTCTTGCTCTTCCTGCCTAA